Proteins co-encoded in one Carassius carassius chromosome 35, fCarCar2.1, whole genome shotgun sequence genomic window:
- the eef1a1l3 gene encoding elongation factor 1-alpha-like, translating into MGRERIHINMVIIGHVDCGKSTTTGHLVYKCGGIDHRTLEKYEKAATQMGKSSFKYAWVLDKLKAERERGITIDISLLKFNTQKYTFTIIDAPGHRDFIKNMITGTSQADAALLIVSAAKGEFEAGISRNGQTREHALLAYTLGVKQLMVCVNKMDLTEPPFSQKRYDEVVKSVSVFIKKIGFEIGAVPFIPVSGWSGENMIAPSQKMQWFKGWKLKRKEGHSNGKTLLEVLDSLLPPVRNASKPLRLPLQDVYKIGGVGTVPVGKIETGVLKPGMVLTFSPARLTAEVKSIEMHHQGLQTALPGHNVGFNIKNVSVKNLRRGDVAGNSQQDPPSDVSSFIAQIIMLNHPGKIKVGYSPVLDCHTTHVSCRFAELKEKLDRRTGRKLEDLPQYLMSGDGATVKLVPNKPLCVESFFHYPPLGRFAVRDLKQTVAVGVIKSVEKMDQAKKTSQKAPVSK; encoded by the exons ATGGGTAGAGAAAGAATCCATATCAACATGGTCATAATTGGCCATGTAGACTGTGGCAAATCCACAACCACTGGTCACCTAGTCTACAAATGTGGAGGAATTGACCACAGAACACTGGAGAAGTATGAGAAGGCTGCAACCCAG atGGGAAAGAGTTCCTTCAAGTATGCCTGGGTTCTGGACAAACTGAAAGCAGAGAGGGAACGTGGCATAACTATTGATATTTCCCTGCTGAAATTCAACACTCAGAAATACACCTTTACTATAATCGATGCACCTGGTCATCGtgatttcatcaaaaacatgATCACAGGGACTTCACAG GCTGATGCTGCTCTCCTGATTGTCTCCGCTGCAAAGGGTGAGTTTGAGGCTGGGATTTCTCGCAATGGTCAGACGAGAGAGCATGCTTTGCTGGCTTACACCCTTGGGGTCAAACAACTCATGGTCTGTGTCAACAAAATGGACCTCACCGAGCCACCGTTTAGCCAGAAACGTTATGATGAGGTGGTGAAGAGTGTTTCTGTGTTCATCAAGAAGATTGGCTTTGAGATTGGTGCTGTACCTTTCATACCAGTTTCCGGTTGGAGTGGTGAGAACATGATTGCCCCATCCCAAAAG ATGCAATGGTTCAAAGGGTGGAAACTCAAGAGGAAAGAAGGCCACTCAAATGGTAAAACCTTGCTGGAAGTGCTTGATTCTCTACTTCCTCCAGTACGCAATGCGAGCAAACCACTGCGCCTTCCCCTACAAGATGTCTACAAGATTGGTG GTGTTGGCACAGTCCCTGTGGGTAAGATTGAGACTGGTGTTTTAAAACCTGGAATGGTTTTAACCTTTTCTCCAGCAAGGTTGACTGCTGAGGTCAAGTCAATTGAGATGCATCACCAGGGGCTTCAGACTGCCCTTCCTGGCCACAATGTAGGCTTCAACATTAAAAATGTGTCTGTAAAGAACCTTCGGAGAGGTGACGTAGCAGGTAACTCCCAGCAGGACCCACCATCGGATGTCAGCAGTTTCATTGCTCAG ATCATAATGCTGAACCACCCAGGCAAAATCAAGGTTGGCTACTCTCCTGTACTAGACTGCCACACAACTCATGTTTCCTGTCGTTTTGCTGAACTAAAGGAGAAGCTTGATCGGCGTACTGGGAGGAAACTGGAGGACTTGCCCCAGTATCTGATGTCGGGAGATGGTGCCACAGTCAAACTTGTCCCAAACAAACCCTTGTGTGTGGAGAGCTTCTTTCATTATCCACCTCTAG gtcGATTTGCTGTAAGGGACTTAAAACAGACCGTTGCTGTTGGCGTAATCAAGTCTGTGGAGAAGATGGACCAAGCTAAAAAGACCTCACAAAAAGCTCCTGTATCAAAATGA